In Leptospira harrisiae, a genomic segment contains:
- a CDS encoding SCO family protein produces MKKKFIIVLFVCALFGTCGSALEFTDLPIGGNVEAKDKTGKLISFRSFSEPVLLVFFGYTYCPDFCPNTLAKIKAAVEPLSEAEKTKFKVVFISVDPERDSPETTTKYVQFYIPQSIGLSFSIDTTNQILKQYAAFVQKADDGQSIDHSTYIYVLDQNRKTRKLIKSTDSIEVITNSIRKLSSNSIETK; encoded by the coding sequence ATGAAAAAAAAGTTTATTATAGTTTTGTTTGTTTGTGCTTTATTCGGAACTTGTGGTTCTGCTTTGGAATTCACAGATCTTCCGATTGGTGGGAATGTAGAAGCGAAAGATAAAACAGGAAAACTGATTTCATTTCGATCTTTCTCTGAACCAGTGTTACTCGTTTTTTTTGGATACACCTATTGTCCTGATTTTTGTCCCAATACATTGGCAAAAATTAAAGCAGCAGTGGAACCGCTTTCAGAAGCAGAAAAAACAAAATTTAAAGTGGTGTTTATCTCTGTAGATCCAGAAAGAGATTCACCAGAGACAACTACAAAGTATGTTCAATTTTATATACCGCAATCCATTGGACTATCGTTTTCAATAGATACTACTAACCAAATTCTGAAACAATATGCAGCCTTTGTACAAAAGGCAGATGATGGCCAAAGTATTGACCATTCCACTTATATATACGTTTTAGATCAAAATCGGAAAACTCGAAAACTTATCAAGTCAACCGATTCTATAGAGGTTATCACCAATTCCATACGAAAGTTAAGCAGCAATTCCATTGAGACGAAGTAG
- a CDS encoding thiol-disulfide oxidoreductase DCC family protein, translating into MPPEKSKIVFFDGVCHLCMGSVQFLLKRNQKENLYFSSIGSETFQSLFSKDLIPNLPDSILYWKEDTLYLESDAILQLVRELKFPWFLFFGFWFFPRMIRNSIYRFIAKRRYVWFGKAEACMVPSPNIKKRFLN; encoded by the coding sequence ATGCCACCGGAAAAAAGTAAAATTGTTTTCTTTGATGGGGTTTGCCATTTGTGTATGGGATCCGTTCAGTTCCTTCTGAAAAGAAACCAAAAAGAAAATTTATATTTTTCTTCCATTGGTTCTGAAACTTTTCAATCCCTTTTTTCAAAGGATTTAATACCTAATCTTCCGGATAGCATTTTGTATTGGAAAGAAGATACATTGTATTTAGAATCCGATGCCATTTTACAACTGGTTAGGGAACTAAAATTCCCTTGGTTTTTATTTTTTGGATTCTGGTTTTTCCCGCGAATGATTCGAAATTCGATTTATCGGTTTATCGCCAAACGTAGGTATGTTTGGTTTGGGAAAGCAGAAGCTTGTATGGTTCCTTCACCAAACATAAAAAAACGATTTTTGAACTAA
- a CDS encoding alpha/beta hydrolase produces MRIIIKWVIAITLILSSFLVSTYNWSISEYNYDSSQKFENFDAFYQNELKISAKENTRPNNEELLVRVSEEKTPIVIVYIHGFGASRGEGEEVTNKLSEYFGANTYYLRLPGHGTNPEDHLNTKFQNYLQDAEESLIYARELGQKTVLIGTSMGGNIASYLAAKHPDLVDSLVLVSPFYDFDDPSAHIFRFHWGKSFINAIKGEMRISKTDPKDESAKYWYLDQYYGAIQNILDLKRFMDHNNPYPQIATPTLLMYYYKSETEHDFVASIQAMLHVYDLIQSGPNHSPKNKLLKVENGAHVLLSKYVKSDKELIEKELIQFIKESTGAEEAPKLKKSKR; encoded by the coding sequence ATGAGAATAATAATCAAATGGGTGATTGCCATCACTCTCATTCTATCTTCATTCCTAGTATCCACTTACAACTGGTCTATCAGTGAATACAATTATGATTCCTCGCAGAAATTCGAAAATTTCGATGCCTTTTACCAAAACGAATTGAAGATCAGTGCAAAAGAAAATACAAGGCCAAACAACGAAGAACTTCTTGTCCGAGTATCAGAAGAAAAAACACCCATTGTAATTGTTTACATTCATGGATTTGGTGCAAGCCGTGGTGAAGGAGAAGAAGTCACAAACAAACTCTCCGAATACTTTGGTGCTAATACATATTATTTAAGATTACCAGGGCATGGAACAAATCCCGAAGACCACCTAAATACAAAATTTCAAAATTATCTTCAAGATGCAGAAGAAAGTTTAATTTATGCAAGGGAACTAGGTCAAAAAACAGTACTCATCGGAACAAGTATGGGTGGTAACATAGCATCGTATTTAGCAGCGAAACACCCTGACCTTGTTGACTCACTTGTCCTTGTGTCCCCATTTTATGATTTTGATGATCCGTCGGCTCATATTTTTAGATTCCACTGGGGAAAATCTTTTATCAATGCAATCAAAGGGGAAATGCGAATTTCTAAAACTGACCCAAAGGATGAGTCCGCTAAGTATTGGTATTTAGATCAGTACTACGGAGCTATACAAAACATTTTAGACTTAAAACGATTTATGGATCACAACAACCCATATCCACAAATCGCAACCCCCACCTTACTCATGTATTATTATAAATCAGAGACTGAACACGATTTTGTTGCATCTATACAAGCAATGTTACATGTTTATGATCTGATCCAATCCGGACCAAATCATAGTCCAAAAAATAAATTGTTAAAAGTTGAAAACGGAGCACATGTTTTACTTTCAAAATACGTAAAATCTGACAAAGAGCTGATTGAAAAAGAACTCATTCAGTTCATCAAAGAAAGTACGGGAGCGGAAGAAGCACCAAAACTAAAGAAATCCAAACGATAA
- a CDS encoding copper chaperone PCu(A)C, whose amino-acid sequence MLRKLNITNAGILLLIQVNLFVFCHKPTETSKLWMTPPPEVAKTAAVYGEIWNPFPVDVEIRNIVSSTYKTIEFHETKVDNETQVAKMRKLEYPILLKANQSIQLERTGKHLMLYDKLNHSEKLELELEFSNGERRVIIVEERSL is encoded by the coding sequence TTGTTACGAAAGTTAAATATAACAAATGCAGGAATTCTGTTACTAATTCAAGTCAATTTGTTTGTTTTCTGTCACAAACCGACAGAGACCAGCAAACTTTGGATGACACCGCCGCCAGAAGTAGCAAAAACTGCTGCCGTGTATGGTGAAATTTGGAATCCTTTCCCTGTGGATGTGGAGATTCGAAACATTGTAAGTTCCACTTACAAAACAATAGAGTTCCATGAAACCAAAGTAGACAACGAAACTCAAGTTGCAAAGATGCGAAAGTTGGAATATCCTATACTTCTAAAAGCAAATCAATCGATCCAACTAGAGCGAACAGGAAAACATTTAATGTTATACGACAAATTAAATCATTCAGAAAAATTAGAATTAGAACTAGAATTTTCGAATGGAGAAAGAAGAGTCATTATTGTAGAAGAGCGTTCATTATGA
- a CDS encoding M3 family metallopeptidase, with the protein MFPEFHSENLPKKETAILEKMESNKKFIQSLLNNDKPTFQNFVKPYQRIQTELSDLVTEISHLNSVKNSDESQTIYSRLLPKLSEYYTDLGQNEDIFSAFLKIQSAETSLSSEAKKVLENEIRDFRLSGVGLEKKTKEELKQIVIRLSDLSNQFSQNVLNATNAFSLKLTEEEVKGLPESEKISAKQEDGSYLFTLQFPSYIAYMTYGENREIRKKLYDGYCTRAPENGKLMEEILELREKEAKLLGFSSYAHLSLATKVANSPEQVLEFIDHLGKKAKPIAERELDEIKNFAKKLGLSNLEPWDLTYFSEKLKKESFSYDEEIYRPYLEKETVINGTFVFLEKLLGVKFKQVNTTVWEPSVLCYDLVVDGETRSRLYLDLEVRTEKKGGAWMHNWKPHFQDETGKTELPVAFVVASFPKATKTQPSLLRPSDVVTLFHELGHALHHLLSRVNEPFVSGVNGVEWDAVEFPSQFLENFVYEPKVLELFAKHYETKEPIPNSYIETMVKAKNFMSAMGVVRQLEFAKFDMLIHLEKPTEERVQEILDQVRKEFSVVFPPVYNKFQNSFTHIFSGGYAAGYYSYKWAELLSANAYYSFVDRGVFDLDHAAHFRKTVLEKGGSGNAMDLFRDFYGKDPEIDALLRLNGIAA; encoded by the coding sequence ATGTTTCCTGAATTTCATTCTGAAAATCTTCCTAAAAAAGAAACTGCCATTTTAGAAAAAATGGAGTCTAACAAAAAGTTCATCCAATCTCTACTGAATAACGACAAACCAACATTTCAAAACTTCGTTAAACCTTACCAAAGAATCCAAACAGAGTTAAGTGATCTTGTTACAGAAATTTCACATCTCAATTCAGTCAAAAACAGTGACGAAAGCCAAACCATATATAGCCGGCTTTTACCGAAACTAAGCGAATATTATACTGACCTTGGACAAAATGAAGATATCTTTTCTGCATTTTTGAAAATCCAATCAGCAGAAACAAGTTTGTCTAGTGAAGCCAAAAAAGTATTAGAAAATGAAATTCGAGACTTCCGATTGTCTGGGGTGGGACTCGAAAAAAAAACTAAAGAAGAACTCAAACAAATTGTAATACGATTGTCAGACCTTTCCAACCAATTTTCACAGAACGTTCTGAACGCAACCAACGCATTTTCTCTTAAACTGACAGAAGAAGAGGTAAAAGGACTTCCCGAAAGCGAAAAAATTTCAGCAAAACAAGAGGATGGAAGTTATTTATTTACCTTACAATTTCCATCTTACATTGCTTATATGACCTATGGTGAAAACAGAGAAATTAGAAAAAAACTCTATGATGGATATTGTACACGCGCACCCGAAAATGGGAAGTTAATGGAAGAAATTTTGGAGCTACGAGAAAAGGAAGCCAAACTTCTTGGTTTCTCTTCTTACGCTCATTTGAGTTTGGCAACAAAAGTAGCAAACAGTCCAGAACAGGTTTTAGAATTTATAGACCATTTAGGTAAAAAAGCAAAACCTATCGCCGAACGAGAGCTAGATGAAATTAAAAATTTTGCTAAAAAACTAGGGTTATCCAATCTTGAACCTTGGGACCTAACCTACTTTTCAGAAAAACTAAAAAAAGAATCTTTTTCTTATGATGAAGAAATCTATCGCCCCTATTTAGAAAAAGAAACTGTAATAAATGGTACCTTTGTATTTTTGGAAAAACTTTTGGGTGTAAAATTTAAACAAGTAAATACAACCGTATGGGAACCATCTGTTCTTTGTTATGACCTAGTTGTTGATGGCGAAACAAGATCACGATTGTATTTGGACTTAGAAGTACGAACAGAGAAAAAAGGTGGAGCTTGGATGCACAATTGGAAACCGCATTTCCAAGATGAAACAGGAAAAACCGAACTTCCCGTTGCCTTTGTGGTTGCAAGTTTTCCTAAAGCCACAAAAACACAACCTTCACTGCTAAGACCAAGTGACGTTGTCACTCTCTTCCATGAACTAGGTCATGCCCTCCATCACCTTCTTTCGCGAGTCAACGAACCGTTTGTAAGTGGAGTGAATGGAGTTGAATGGGATGCAGTGGAATTCCCTTCTCAATTTTTAGAAAATTTTGTTTATGAACCAAAAGTTTTAGAACTTTTTGCCAAACACTACGAAACAAAAGAACCCATTCCGAATTCTTACATTGAAACCATGGTAAAGGCCAAAAACTTTATGTCTGCGATGGGAGTGGTTAGACAATTGGAATTTGCTAAATTTGATATGTTGATCCATTTGGAAAAACCAACCGAGGAAAGAGTCCAAGAAATTTTGGACCAAGTCAGAAAAGAATTTTCTGTAGTGTTTCCTCCTGTTTATAACAAATTCCAAAATTCATTTACTCATATTTTTTCAGGTGGGTATGCAGCCGGATATTATTCCTACAAATGGGCAGAACTACTTTCCGCGAACGCCTACTACTCGTTTGTTGACAGAGGAGTTTTTGATTTAGACCATGCAGCACATTTCAGAAAAACAGTTTTGGAAAAAGGTGGATCTGGAAATGCAATGGACCTCTTCCGAGACTTTTATGGAAAAGATCCAGAGATTGATGCACTACTTCGTCTCAATGGAATTGCTGCTTAA